From a region of the Aulosira sp. FACHB-615 genome:
- the menB gene encoding 1,4-dihydroxy-2-naphthoyl-CoA synthase, with protein MQVNWQSVKTYEDILYHKTDGIAKITINRPHKRNAFRPKTVFELYDAFCDAREDTSIGVVLFTGAGPHTDGKYAFCAGGDQSVRGQAGYVDDAGIPRLNVLDLQRLIRSMPKVVIALVAGYAIGGGHVLHLICDLTIAADNAIFGQTGPKVGSFDGGFGASYLARSVGQKKAREIWFLCRQYDAQQALDMGLINCIVPVEELENEGVQWAQEILQKSPIAIRCLKAAFNADCDGQAGLQELAGNATLLYYMTEEGAEGKQAFLEKRSPNFRSFPWLP; from the coding sequence ATGCAAGTTAACTGGCAATCTGTCAAAACCTACGAAGATATCCTGTATCACAAAACCGATGGTATTGCAAAAATCACCATCAACCGTCCCCATAAACGCAATGCTTTCCGCCCAAAGACAGTCTTTGAACTCTACGATGCCTTTTGTGATGCCCGTGAAGATACAAGTATTGGGGTAGTTCTATTTACTGGGGCTGGCCCTCACACTGATGGCAAGTACGCTTTTTGTGCTGGTGGTGATCAAAGTGTGCGAGGACAAGCGGGTTATGTTGATGATGCGGGAATTCCTCGCTTGAATGTGCTGGATTTACAGCGATTGATCCGTTCGATGCCAAAAGTGGTAATTGCTTTAGTCGCGGGATATGCGATCGGTGGTGGGCATGTTTTACATTTGATTTGCGACCTCACCATTGCAGCTGATAATGCTATTTTTGGTCAAACTGGCCCCAAAGTCGGCAGTTTTGATGGTGGTTTTGGGGCTAGTTATCTCGCCCGCAGTGTTGGGCAGAAAAAAGCACGAGAAATTTGGTTTCTCTGTCGGCAATATGATGCTCAACAAGCCCTGGATATGGGTTTAATTAACTGTATTGTGCCTGTAGAAGAATTAGAAAATGAAGGTGTTCAATGGGCGCAAGAAATTTTACAAAAAAGCCCCATTGCCATTCGCTGTCTGAAAGCTGCATTTAACGCCGATTGTGATGGACAAGCAGGTTTACAAGAACTGGCGGGGAATGCAACTTTACTTTATTACATGACTGAAGAAGGTGCAGAAGGTAAGCAAGCATTTTTAGAAAAGCGATCGCCTAATTTTCGCTCTTTCCCTTGGCTACCTTAA